The sequence below is a genomic window from Dictyostelium discoideum AX4 chromosome 5 chromosome, whole genome shotgun sequence.
aaataaatataaagatgAAGTAATATTACCAGCTTATGTATATAATATtgattcaaattctttaactTTAATAGAAAATacatttgatgatttatcaaGTCAACCTCAATTTGAagatgattaaaaaaaaaaaaataataataaaagaaatttattttattttattttatttatttattcatttattaaaatttgatattacaatattatttattcaaaagaaaaagttatttttttagatttttagttttttttttttttttaacccttACCtcctttttatatttttttagaattttacAACTTTTACATCATCTAATAATTTGCAAACATCAAGAGAttgattaaaatcatttgataaaatgaTCTTTTTTACAGACTTTGGAATTGAACCATTTAATAAAGGTTGTTTTAAATAACCTAAATGTAATTCTTCAACAGAATCTGGAATTATTGATGGTAATAAACATTGATCAAATCCATTTTGTAATGAAATACATTTTACAGAATTTGGAATTGAACCTTccaataaatcttttttaatagcATGAATATCTAACCATTGGATACCATCTGGTACAATACCTGGTAATAAAACTTGATTAAAGTTACTACCGAATGTAATATTCTTAATTGTATTTGGTATTGAACCAAACATTAactcttttttaatatcatgaATTGATAATACTACAacttcatttgaaattacaCCAGGTAGTAATTGATCGAATCCATCattaattgttaaaaattttacTGATTTTGGAATTGATCCTTCAATTAATGGTTTATCTAATTGAAAACAATGGATTGTTTTAATGGTTTCAGGTAATGTTCCTGGTgaaataaattgattaaatccattcaataaaataattgaattgacATTTGgtccaaatttaaattttgataaattaccaCAATCTTTACCAAATGCAATATTTGAAatgttttcattttcaattgggAATGGGTAACTTTCTGAGTAGacataaaattttaatccattatctattttttttaatcaaaataattaaaaattaatatcattattttaattttataataattgtttttaatttatacatACAAGTTACATATCTGTaattatctttatcaaattgaatattatttttatcatttacattttcattattattattatcttcttgattaattttatttgaaacaatttcatttttattttttaaagaaaaaaatgatttaaatgattcttttacattattaagttcattattattaatggtaataatattatttttataattatcagaaattgtattattatttttttcttttaatataaGTAATGATtcttgatattttttaataatatttttaatttctttattaatttcattttcattttctttttcattatcattttctttttctttttcattttcatttgataattttttaatttcatttaaattattaattgaaattgaatttttaatacttgataatatttgatcataattattaattgatgttgttattgaagaatttaaatttgaattttcttcaagtgttgattttaattgattttttaaatcattttcaatgatGTTGATTAAattatgaatttttttaaattcatttgttattaattcaatattattatcaaattcatttttaatttgattatatttattatttgatagatttaataaaattttatcattttttattgtttctGAAATTGTTggatgaattttatttttgaaaatttcaattaatgataaaacattGGTTTCATCCAATAGGTTTGCTTTATGACCTCTATGATGTTTATCACTTGTTAAACAATGAATGCAACATGGTATTAATTCACAATCTGAGCataaaaatgtaatttcATATTTTGGGTGTAATTgacatttattaatattattattattattataaatattaatactattatctttattattaattatattatttaaaacattttcatcaacaacattatttgaaatcattttattgataaatatacaattataattttataactttaataataaaaataaaaaattattttttgtgttgaataaaaaaaaaaaaaaatttattaattatatattattaacgTAAttatttcataaaaaaaaaaaaaaaaaaaaaacaaatcaaaaaattaaaaaatatatttaataatgaaaaaaaaagtggtatAACCACATCAACACCCTCACACACAATTTCTGCGGGGCAAATTCATAATTATGAATTTACCATtgtgttaatattattattttttactagcatttaattttaaaattttttttttttttttaataataaaaatttatttgttggtgggtaacaaaaaaaaaaagtgtttggTATTCcagtttaaaataattaaattataatttttttattattattattttttttttattaaaaaaaatacttgcATAATGATATGCTAAATATTTccataattatatttatttatattgttttcttatattttttattttttttattttaattttttaaaattttttctatagattttattatttggattatatTCTGAACATTTTGGATCATTTTTAGGTGCAGGTTCACATAGGCAATAATAATCTAAATCatgataaatataaatacaagGATCTTTTATAAAACAAACATTACCAccttcaaatattttaatatttgaattttcattaaaaatagtaatattctTACAACCTGAATTTCTATTTACAAATCCtactaaattaaaatgatCAATATATGtaacattaattaaattatttctaccaattaaaaattttaatgaatttggaTCATTTCCAAAATAACCAACTGCTCTGAAAAAtcctataaaaaaaaaaaaaaaattttattattttattaatttaaaaattaaaataaattataattattatttttttaaaaaaaaaatcacataCCTCCATTTGAATCTGGTTgagttttaattgaatcaattgtaatttgttttttttgatcacaATTTGGACCAATGTAGCCATATTTACAATGACATTCATAAAAACCACCACTAATATAaccaaatttacaatttgatAAAGGTTTATATTCTGAAAAGTTccaaattatttcattttgaataattttaaattgaagaggttcattattataatttaataatttaccaatatTACATCTAATTGTATAATTATTTCTTGATGTTATATTACAtggtttattatcaattgtgattctataaatttgattcttGTAAAAGTATCCTATCAACCTAACTTCTCCACCATCAACTTTTGCAGGTTTCAATTGAAACACTTCaggtttaaatttttcacaATTTTTACCAAAATAACCTGCTTCCCAACATATTCTTCTACCTGTTAATTCTGATAATGTAGtttcactaccaccactaccactaccactaccaccatttTTATATTCTATTGAATAATTTACTCTAGTATcttcaaaaataattatatcttttaaattatatggatctttaaaattgtaatCATCCAAAATTTTAACGATTGGATTTACTATATcacttttttgaaaataatctgAACATCTTGGAAAACCTTTTAATGTTGGTTCACAAAGACAATAAAAATCTTTACTTTGATTATAATACATGTTATTACATCTGTTTGCATCAAAACATAATAGATCATTAccactaaataataattcattagtTATTGAATCATAAATTGATATTTTCTTACATCCAATATCACCTTTaacaaaaccaaaaattTCTCTAGAATcaataaatgaaatatttgctctattattattattatcaccaactATAAAATTCATTGGGTTTGGATATTTACCAAAAAATCCAATTGCTCTAAAAAAtcctttcaaaaaaaaaaaaaaaaaaaaaaaaaaaaattaataaaaatattttaaaaataa
It includes:
- a CDS encoding hypothetical protein (Similar to Dictyostelium discoideum (Slime mold). CIGB protein), whose product is MISNNVVDENVLNNIINNKDNSINIYNNNNNINKCQLHPKYEITFLCSDCELIPCCIHCLTSDKHHRGHKANLLDETNVLSLIEIFKNKIHPTISETIKNDKILLNLSNNKYNQIKNEFDNNIELITNEFKKIHNLINIIENDLKNQLKSTLEENSNLNSSITTSINNYDQILSSIKNSISINNLNEIKKLSNENEKEKENDNEKENENEINKEIKNIIKKYQESLLILKEKNNNTISDNYKNNIITINNNELNNVKESFKSFFSLKNKNEIVSNKINQEDNNNNENVNDKNNIQFDKDNYRYVTYNGLKFYVYSESYPFPIENENISNIAFGKDCGNLSKFKFGPNVNSIILLNGFNQFISPGTLPETIKTIHCFQLDKPLIEGSIPKSVKFLTINDGFDQLLPGVISNEVVVLSIHDIKKELMFGSIPNTIKNITFGSNFNQVLLPGIVPDGIQWLDIHAIKKDLLEGSIPNSVKCISLQNGFDQCLLPSIIPDSVEELHLGYLKQPLLNGSIPKSVKKIILSNDFNQSLDVCKLLDDVKVVKF